A portion of the Archocentrus centrarchus isolate MPI-CPG fArcCen1 chromosome 19, fArcCen1, whole genome shotgun sequence genome contains these proteins:
- the LOC115798189 gene encoding gap junction gamma-1 protein-like: MSWSFLTRLLEEIHNHSTFVGKIWLTVLIVFRIVLTAVGGESIYYDEQSKFVCNSAQPGCENVCYDAFAPLSHVRFWVFQIILVATPSLMYLGYAVNKIARVEDKAESGGVIGLSQKKPKKHYLAGRKQHRGIEEAEDDHEEDPMIYEMAEVESDGGEAEKGGSCDKKVKAKVRHDGRHRIKEDGLMRVYVVQLLVRSLLEVAFLCGQYALYGFSVPASYTCSDLPCPHSVDCFVSRPTEKTIFLLIMYTVSLLCLALNIWEMLHLGIGTMYEIIYSRKAQFPNEELYGLARGQGALTEARLSEEDYSSYPFSWNAPTAPPGYNIAVKPLLVATGNHKQPLPITDLTNAKLACRQNHVNIAQEERQQYTINDENQCGAGKGDAPRAVHKDSSRPQKILKADNQTYIQLQSHTNNRSKPHRERKHRQTNRHASGRADTDRGSSGTSSSSKYGVVKGSEWI; the protein is encoded by the coding sequence ATGAGCTGGAGTTTTCTGACTCGCCTTCTGGAAGAAATCCACAACCATTCTACATTTGTGGGCAAGATCTGGCTCACTGTCCTCATTGTTTTCCGCATTGTACTCACAGCCGTAGGAGGAGAGTCAATCTACTATGATGAACAGAGCAAGTTTGTCTGCAACTCAGCCCAGCCAGGCTGCGAGAACGTTTGCTACGACGCCTTCGCCCCACTCTCACATGTCCGCTTCTGGGTCTTCCAAATTATCCTGGTGGCCACGCCTTCACTCATGTACCTGGGCTACGCTGTCAACAAAATTGCTCGAGTAGAAGACAAGGCAGAAAGTGGAGGAGTGATTGGATTGTCCCAAAAGAAACCCAAGAAGCACTATCTTGCGGGCAGAAAGCAGCACAGGGGTATTGAAGAGGCTGAGGATGACCACGAGGAAGACCCAATGATCTATGAAATGGCAGAGGTGGAGAGTGATGGTGGTGAAGCAGAAAAGGGAGGCAGCTGtgataaaaaagtaaaagccaAAGTGCGGCATGATGGGCGTCATCGTATCAAAGAGGATGGATTGATGCGCGTTTATGTCGTCCAACTCCTGGTGCGCTCCTTGCTGGAGGTTGCTTTCCTCTGTGGTCAGTACGCCCTGTATGGATTTTCTGTGCCTGCTAGCTACACATGCTCAGACCTGCCTTGTCCTCATAGCGTGGACTGCTTTGTGTCACGGCCAACTGAGAAGACAATCTTTCTCCTCATCATGTACACAGTCTCCCTACTCTGTCTGGCACTCAATATATGGGAGATGCTTCATCTGGGCATAGGTACCATGTATGAGATAATATACTCCCGCAAGGCACAGTTCCCCAATGAGGAGCTGTATGGGCTGGCAAGGGGACAAGGAGCTCTTACTGAGGCAAGATTGAGTGAGGAAGACTACAGCTCTTACCCTTTTTCTTGGAATGCACCAACTGCTCCACCAGGGTATAACATCGCCGTTAAACCCCTTCTGGTAGCTACAGGGAACCACAAACAACCACTACCCATCACTGATCTCACTAATGCCAAGCTGGCATGTCGGCAGAACCACGTGAACATTGCCCAAGAGGAACGTCAACAGTACACCATTAATGATGAAAACCAGTGCGGAGCTGGGAAAGGAGATGCGCCCAGAGCAGTTCATAAAGACAGCAGTAGGCctcagaaaatcctgaaggctGATAATCAGACGTACATCCAGCTGCAGAGCCACACTAACAACCGCAGCAAACCTCACCGTGAACGTAAACACCGGCAAACCAACAGACACGCCTCCGGCAGGGCAGACACAGACAGGGGCAGCAGCGGCACCAGCAGTAGCAGCAAATATGGAGTGGTAAAGGGTTCGGAGTGGATTTGA
- the dbf4b gene encoding uncharacterized protein dbf4b: protein MQPQQHLKERGYGLLGKLSHGAKKLEGRTFYLDNVKKQPTALLLEAISLLGGRVESFLHKDVNFVVTGNKEGLKEKDVDNKGVAKGPNEATQHLIKQRESGLGNDKRRPRPMACGSRGKALLEKAIRNNERLQGSSVLSSAQSWGVKILHVDDVLRYLKYLTRESFSSKHKRAEKTGTKYQGSPVVKALALRSPYLKIEDLSRKYKPLHMQSMTFPDLYYSGRFSPFESPPPQFEMETELEGKKTRAKTVKSSIQEKSQSKSPLSCNPSRWRPRKKDASYCECCHQSFTNLEEHLQSDQHRTFVLDPSNYSLVDQLMVEMLPEFDPSAPQQSEETLSRPPTPLPIHDVCELEPLSDAEMEHAVQALRRQSSSLNIHISSPTRGPLSCPGPASPSPGVQFTIPNPGTQPADTQSFSHETDCQLPDIHPQASSPAIPVLKAEVEAQDSVNQLPEIQHLSPCPLSDPFSLPPVLSPQVPYSYIINPQSPYSDPPVLSPQPYTTDEPAEGQTEDVFKLVSALTDVLSTPQITSVAVTNAEGPKGSKEDGLVGFAGLACSNRDLECATLSSGRSRSLPRQSDIAANPKKRCRSASPECSRSKRTRTAKTGNSISWTGENTTPAKSQSDSMAKTERSLFSDKAPYEIIQSCLKPNVSSTFSTCTLDIFGFKQAYRTFCFPVAQNFTRASAKIDSIPNQPLEFPADKFHSTFSSQESQRSLSHSTSICIEPGLIPDLAKLSPSSSESDWDCDLLSQVGPTSATPLTSTEQNCELDKELLHRPCPWMHDTSYESHLHTVLQPAPPPASLCGEERDAFSRTVVQIVEVQH, encoded by the exons ATGCAGCCGCAGCAGCATTTAAAGGAGCGTGGATATGGGCTTCTCGGCAAACTGTCCCATGGAGCGAAAAAGCTGGAGGGAAGGACCTTCTATCTGGACAATGTGAAGAAACAGCCCACAGCCCTGCTTTTGGAAGCCATATCTCTTCTAGGAGGG AGGGTTGAGAGCTTCCTGCACAAGGATGTAAACTTTGTTGTGACTGGAAACAAAGAGGGCCTGAAGGAGAAGGATGTTGATAACAAAGGTGTGGCAAAGGGACCAAATGAAGCAACCCAACATTTGATTAAGCAGCGGGAGAGTGGCCTCGGCAATGACAAGCGGCGTCCTAGACCGATG GCTTGTGGCAGTCGAGGGAAGGCTCTACTTGAAAAAGCCATTCGCAACAAT GAACGACTGCAGGGGAGCAGTGTTTTGTCCAGTGCTCAATCATGGGGAGTCAAGATTTTGCATGTGGATG ATGTCCTTCGTTATCTGAAGTATTTGACTCGAGAGAGCTTCAGTTCTAAACACAAGAGGGCAGAG AAGACTGGCACTAAATATCAAGGTTCTCCTGTTGTCAAGG CTTTGGCTTTGAGATCCCCATATCTTAAAATTGAGGACTTGAGCAG GAAATACAAGCCTTTGCACATGCAGTCTATGACCTTCCCTGATCTGTACTACTCTGGTCGATTCAGCCCCTTTGAATCTCCTCCTCCGCAGTTTGAAATGGAGACAGagctggaggggaaaaaaacaag GGCCAAGACAGTCAAAAGTAGTATTCAGGAGAAATCCCAAAGTAAATCCCCACTCAGTTGTAACCCGTCACGTTGGCGACCACGCAAAAAGGACGCTtcttactgtgaatgctgccaTCAGTCATTCACTAATCTGGAAGAG CACTTGCAGTCTGACCAGCACCGCACGTTTGTGCTGGATCCTTCCAACTACAGCTTGGTGGATCAGCTTATGGTTGAAATGCTTCCAGAATTTGACCCCAGTGCACCCCAGCAATCAGAAGAAACACTGAGCAG ACCACCAACTCCTTTGCCTATCCATGATGTCTGTGAACTGGAGCCTCTTTCTGATGCTGAGATGGAGCATGCTGTTCAGGCCCTTCGGAGACAAAGTTCATCATTAAATATTCACATTTCCAGCCCTACTAGAGGTCCTCTTTCCTGTCCAGGCCCAGCCAGTCCATCACCAGGAGTTCAGTTTACCATCCCAAATCCAGGCACTCAGCCTGCTGACACTCAGTCTTTCAGTCATGAGACAGACTGCCAGCTGCCAGATATCCATCCTCAGGCTTCTAGCCCAGCTATACCTGTATTAAAAGCTGAAGTAGAAGCCCAGGACTCAGTTAATCAGCTGCCTGAAATTCAACATCTCTCTCCATGTCCCCTTTCTGACCCATTCTCTTTGCCTCCAGTCCTTAGTCCCCAAGTCCCCTATTCCTACATTATAAATCCTCAAAGTCCTTATTCAGATCCCCCTGTCCTCAGTCCACAGCCGTACACCACAGACGAGCCTGCGGAAGGACAAACTGAGGACGTGTTCAAACTTGTCTCAGCCCTCACAGATGTTCTGTCCACCCCACAAATTACTTCTGTGGCTGTGACCAATGCAGAAGGCCCGAAAGGATCAAAAGAAGATGGTCTTGTTGGATTTGCTGGACTCGCGTGTTCTAACAGAGATTTGGAGTGCGCTACACTGTCTTCAGGTAGATCTCGGTCCTTGCCTCGTCAGTCAGACATCGCAGCAAACCCTAAAAAGCGCTGTCGATCTGCCAGCCCGGAATGTAGTCGGAGTAAGAGGACAAGGACAGCAAAGACTGGGAACAGTATTAGCTGGACTGGAGAAAATACAACACCAGCAAAATCACAGAGTGACAGTATGGCAAAGACTGAACGCTCTCTATTTTCGGACAAGGCCCCTTATGAGATAATTCAGTCCTGTCTCAAGCCAAATGTCTCTTCAACGTTTAGTACATGCACTTTGGATATATTTGGTTTCAAACAGGCTTATAGAacgttttgttttcctgttgcaCAGAATTTCACTCGGGCCTCAGCCAAAATTGACTCAATCCCCAATCAACCACTCGAATTCCCCGCTGATAAATTTCACAGTACGTTTTCCAGTCAAGAATCTCAGCGTTCATTATCTCACTCTACCTCAATCTGCATCGAGCCAGGCCTCATCCCAGACCTAGCTAAGCTCTCTCCATCATCATCGGAGTCAGACTGGGACTGTGACCTGCTGTCACAGGTGGGCCCGACCTCAGCTACACCTCTGACATCCACTGAGCAGAACTGTGAGCTCGACAAAGAATTGCTCCACAGGCCATGTCCCTGGATGCACGACACCAGCTACGAGTCACATCTGCATACTGTCCTTCAGCCAGCACCCCCACCCGCGTCACTGTGTGGGGAAGAAAGGGATGCTTTTAGCAGAACTGTGGTACAGATTGTAGAGGTTCAGCACTGA